The genomic window AATAAATAAGTTGATTTAGGATGAAATTACTTATGTGTAAAGAGAGAATTTGTATATTATCAAAAAAAAATGGGTTCTAGAAACTCTTAGACCAGAACCCATTTAAATATTATTTTTTAGTAAATAGACTCATATTTACTAAAGCTTACTTGAAAGTAAACTTATAACTAAATTAATGTTTAACAACCGTAAAAAGGTAAAAGTTTGTCATTCGCACCTCCAAATTGTTTTAAGATATGTAATTATAACATCTTTTTAGATTAAAACAAACTGAATCTAGAAAAATTATTTATTCTTAAAAGATAATATAATTGTAGTTCCAAAATTCTCTTTACTTTTAATTGTGACATCTGCTTTGTGTATATCAATAATTTTTTTAACAATTGACATTCCAAGACCAGTTCCACCTGAGTTTTTATTTCTACTTTTATCTGTTCTATAAAATTTTTCAAATATTTTATTCTGTTCTTTTTTTTCAATCCCTATTCCAAAATCTTGAATACTAATATTAAATAATTCATCTTTCTTATAAGACTTTACTAATATTTCTGAATTTTCATGACTAAATTGAATTGCATTTTTTAAAATATTTTTAATTGCAATTTTTAAAAGATTAGAATAACCCCTTATTTCAATAGTATCAATTAGATTAAATTTAATTTTGATTTGATGAAGTTTTGCAAAATTTTTAACTTCATTTATTGATTCATCTATAATTTCATCAAAATATGTAAGTGTTTGCATATCATTAGAAATTAGATCTTTTTCATTTTTTGCTAAAAAAAGTAAATCATTTATAGTTTGTTCAATTACAATAACTTCTTCAAGGGATGTATTTAAGGTTTGTTTATATTCCTCTAAACTTCTATCTTTTCGTAAGGCAATTTCCATTTCACCTTTTATAATAGTAAGGGGCGTTTTTAATTCATGAGAAGCATCGGAACTAAATTGAGAAATTCTTTCAAAAGAAGATTCTAATCTTTCAAGAAGATTGTTTATTTCATTTATTAATTGGTTTATTTCATCTTGATTATTTGAGCTTTTTAATCTAGCTGTTAAATCAATTGCTGTTATGCTTTTTAATTCTTCTAATACTTTTTCTATTGGTGAAAAAGATTTATATATTAAAAAATTACCTCCAATAACTGCAAATATTAAAACAATAGGAACAATAAAAAATAAAATATAAAGTAAATTTTCTAATGTTGTCCAAAGCATATCTTTAGTTGTAGCAATTTCAACTATAATTTTTAAAGAAGCATTAAAATTTATTTTTATTCTACTAACTAAATAAATATCTTGCTCTTGAAAATTAATAACACCATCTTTTAAAGAATCTAAATATGTATTGTCACTATGTAAATCATTTGGGAAATTTGATGTTTGTATTATTTTTGTATTATCTTTATTATCTAATATTCTAATATATAAAGGTTCAAAATTGTATTCTTTTTCTTCATCTAATTCATTATCTACAATGTTATTTTTTTCTTTTAAATCATCCACAATATCAAGAAGTATTACTTTTAAAGTAGCTTGATATCTGTCTAAAGTAGAAATTTCCAAAGCTTTGTAAATAGAAAAAGAAAAAATTACAAGAACGATTACTTGTATAAAAAAACTATAAATAAGAAGTTTTTTCTTTATTGATAAATTAGTTGTCACTTATTCTAAATCCAATCCCACGTACAGTTTTAATTAGTTTTAAATCAAAATTTTTATCAATTTTATTTCTTAATCTGTAAATATAAACATTTACAATATTACTCATATTTGAATCTTCAAAAGATGATAGAGCTGAATTTATTGCAGTTTCACTTAAAACTCTATTTTTGTTTTTTATAAGATATTCTAAAAGTGTGAACTCTTTTGATGTAAGAACTATATTTTCATTTGCTCTTTTGGCTGTTTTATTTAATAAATCAAGTTCTAAATCAGCTATTGTAATTTTTGTTTGAATTGAGCTTTTCACTCTCAATTGCACTCTTATTCTTGCTAATAATTCAGCAAAAGAGAAAGGTTTAGCTAAATAATCATTTGCACCAATATCTAAACCTTTGATTTTATCTTCAATTGAATCTTTTGCAGTTAACATAATGATTGGAGTTTGATTATTTGAACTTCTTAAACTCTTGCAAACTTCAATTCCATCTTTAACTGGAAGCATAATATCAAGTAAGATTAAATCATACTCATTTACACTTGCTAAATATAAACCTTCATCTCCATTTGTTGCAGAATCAACTACATAACACTCTTCAATTAAGCCTTTTTTTAAAAAGTTAATTATTTTTAGGTCGTCTTCTATTATTAATATTTTCATAAATTATTCTACAATTTTTGTTATTAATTTTACTATTGTTATTTCTGCATTTGCCTTATATCTAAAATTAATTCCCCAAGTTCCAATTCCTTTATTTACATAAATTGCTGTATTTTGTTTATAAAAAAGTCCTGCTAAAAAAGGTTGAACAAGTTTTACTAAATAATGGAAAGGATAAATCTGTCCACCATGTGTATGTCCACATAAAAAAAGTGTTGAGTTTGAGTTTAGGGCAATTTTGTAATCTTTTGGTTGATGTGCTAAAAAAATTGAGGGTTCATTTTTTAAGTAGTTTTCTATTTGTTTTTCTTCTCTTTTGATTTTAAAAAACTTAGAAAATCTATCTGGAAGTCCAGCTAAAAAAATTGTTTCATTTTTATAGATAAACTCTTTGCAATTATTATCCATAAAAATGAAATTAAAAAGCTCTTTTTTTAAATCTTCTAAACCATAAAAGAGGTCATGATTTCCACTTATATAATAAACAACTCCTTTTAATTCATTTAAAATCTGAAGTTTTTCTTTTATAAACTTTACTTTTGTATCAATTATATCGCCAGTTATTACCACAAAATCAAAAATCAAATTATTACACAAAAATACAAGTTCTTTAAGTTGGGAAATAGTTGTTTTTTTATTTATATGTAAATCGCTTAAATGCAAGATTTTTAAATCATTTAGTTTTTCATTTTTTACAAATATTTCAACTGTTTGAAAATTAGAAAGAGTCATTTTAGAACCCTTTCTAACTCTTCTTTTGAAGAGATATATTTTATATCTTTTACGATTCCATCTTTTATTAAATAAACTGTTATTTTGCCCTCTTGTTCTAAAAATCTTTTGCTATTTTCATTATAAATTAATAGCACATTATATTTATAATCTCTAAGTTCTGGAATTGTAAATAGTTTTACAATAATTTGTGAAGTTTTTGAAATATTATTTATAAAAATAGCATGTTTGTTTTCTAAAAAATCGCTATTTTTTGCAGATAAAAAATCATTTACTAACTTTGCATCTTCTTTTTGAAAGGCAATAATAATCATTGAAATTTCACTATTTATTGTATAAATTCTATCAAATTGATTTGGTAGTGAAAAAGTACTTATTTTATCATCTATTTTTAAAGTTGCTGCCTTTGCAAAAAAACAAAGTAGGGTTAATAAAATAAGTTTTCTTTTCATCTATCTAACTTCTAAATTGATATTATAAGAAATATCAATTTGATTTCTAACTGTTAAAAACATCATTTTTGGTGGTTCCATTGAAAAATCTGTAAGATTAAATGAGAAATTTCCTTTAAGAGAAATTAGATTATTAGCTTGAGTTATAGATACTTTTGCTTTTAGATTTTTTGAAATACCATTTAAAGTTAAAACACCTTGTAATTCATAATCATTCCCAACTTTTGTAATACTTCTAATATCGCAAGAAATAGTTTTATATTTCTCAATATTTAGCAGTTTATACATATGTTCATCTCTAGTTTTTTCATCACTAATTAAAGATAAAGTATCAAAATAGATTTTGCCTTTGATTGATTCTATTGAATCATTCATTGTTAAATCAGCTCTAACATCTTTTGTAGATGGATTTATTTGACTATCTCCAAAAACTTCTGTGTGAGCAATTATCTCACCATTTTGAACACTAAGATTACTTGCATTTGCAAATAAAACTAAACTTAAAATTATTAATAACTTAAACATATTCTATCTCCTTGTTATTTGGTTTATATTCGCCAATCATTATTTTAAGTATTACTACTAATAAAACAATTGGAACAAATAAAATTAGATTTGCCAAAGCTACAAAAAGCCCAGCACCAGAAGCCATCCAACCAATAAAAATCATATAAAATGTAATAGTTCTAAAATCTTTTTTTATAATTGTTTGTAAAATTACTACATTGTAATAAGATATTACAACTGGATAAATCATTGATAAAATATATCCCTCCCTTAAAAAATAAAATAAATATGAAAGTGCAAATAAAGTTATGATTAATAGGCTTTTTTGATTTTTATCAAATTTGAAATATAAAGCTGAAAAAACTCCGATTATATGGAAAAGTGCAATTTGAAAGGTAAACCCATCTCTCCAAATAGAAAGAGTAACATCTCTAGAAAGTGATTCGAAAAGTGTAGAATCTAAAAATACCCATAAAATCATCATTAATAATGGAAATTCCATATTAGAATTTTGAGTAAACTTTTCTTTTGGTAAAAATCTTGAAGCAACTAAAGTAATAGTTGTTAATATAATTGCAATAATTCCTCTTTCATTAACTTCATAATTAAACAATAAAGTTCCAGTTACATAAGAAAGACAAAGTGCTAATCCTAACTCTAATAGTGTTGTTTTTTTGATTTCATTTATAATTAAAGGAGCTAATGAACCAACTGCAATTCCTAAAATAAATAGTGTTAAAAAATTGAAATTTGGATATAAGAAACTCATTAATAATTGGATTATTAAAAACAAAGAAATTCTATTTTTAAAATCAATTTTTATATATGAAACTAATAATGAACCAATTATTC from Arcobacter venerupis includes these protein-coding regions:
- a CDS encoding sensor histidine kinase: MTTNLSIKKKLLIYSFFIQVIVLVIFSFSIYKALEISTLDRYQATLKVILLDIVDDLKEKNNIVDNELDEEKEYNFEPLYIRILDNKDNTKIIQTSNFPNDLHSDNTYLDSLKDGVINFQEQDIYLVSRIKINFNASLKIIVEIATTKDMLWTTLENLLYILFFIVPIVLIFAVIGGNFLIYKSFSPIEKVLEELKSITAIDLTARLKSSNNQDEINQLINEINNLLERLESSFERISQFSSDASHELKTPLTIIKGEMEIALRKDRSLEEYKQTLNTSLEEVIVIEQTINDLLFLAKNEKDLISNDMQTLTYFDEIIDESINEVKNFAKLHQIKIKFNLIDTIEIRGYSNLLKIAIKNILKNAIQFSHENSEILVKSYKKDELFNISIQDFGIGIEKKEQNKIFEKFYRTDKSRNKNSGGTGLGMSIVKKIIDIHKADVTIKSKENFGTTIILSFKNK
- a CDS encoding response regulator transcription factor, which produces MKILIIEDDLKIINFLKKGLIEECYVVDSATNGDEGLYLASVNEYDLILLDIMLPVKDGIEVCKSLRSSNNQTPIIMLTAKDSIEDKIKGLDIGANDYLAKPFSFAELLARIRVQLRVKSSIQTKITIADLELDLLNKTAKRANENIVLTSKEFTLLEYLIKNKNRVLSETAINSALSSFEDSNMSNIVNVYIYRLRNKIDKNFDLKLIKTVRGIGFRISDN
- a CDS encoding metallophosphoesterase, which gives rise to MTLSNFQTVEIFVKNEKLNDLKILHLSDLHINKKTTISQLKELVFLCNNLIFDFVVITGDIIDTKVKFIKEKLQILNELKGVVYYISGNHDLFYGLEDLKKELFNFIFMDNNCKEFIYKNETIFLAGLPDRFSKFFKIKREEKQIENYLKNEPSIFLAHQPKDYKIALNSNSTLFLCGHTHGGQIYPFHYLVKLVQPFLAGLFYKQNTAIYVNKGIGTWGINFRYKANAEITIVKLITKIVE
- a CDS encoding YceI family protein, whose amino-acid sequence is MFKLLIILSLVLFANASNLSVQNGEIIAHTEVFGDSQINPSTKDVRADLTMNDSIESIKGKIYFDTLSLISDEKTRDEHMYKLLNIEKYKTISCDIRSITKVGNDYELQGVLTLNGISKNLKAKVSITQANNLISLKGNFSFNLTDFSMEPPKMMFLTVRNQIDISYNINLEVR